A segment of the Neoarius graeffei isolate fNeoGra1 chromosome 5, fNeoGra1.pri, whole genome shotgun sequence genome:
gatcaaactggtaagtttcttcagggttccccatgacctaataaaaaaagggtgaaaaCACAGGATTTTCAccaaaagacgttgagaaaggtggcttttgaacctctcactgaaattgaagggagccgagtcgaagcatgtttgagtttgcagtgatcatgaaaggtttgtatatccctctcagctatgtcctaagtgttttccaagtacttttcttgctacgtgtcgttattttacagtactttttttttagttgcaaagagctaaagtccccagctgtttctttgtttactcctcactcctcataaagtccatatgcatgaaggtcgtgacaaaattcttaccctgccatacagttacaacgcgccgtgatcacttctccgtcttgtttaactaagatccaggtctttaaaggggtttctgatgatctttgtgaatgatttacctgagagataagagccaacacaaatgagaatcaagcaaactgttgtttgtttacacttcaacttgcagtgcttcgttgtaaaggcacgaatgaaaagctttaaaaaaaaatacttacacgggcaaaaacaatacaggattcattcggcagcgacttgataccgaggtcctttacccagccacatacaaaaaggttgtaagcctccatactcttccatgctttcatctgttttgtggtgtagaaggacttctgcaacaccagatagtttgagatgtcagggaactcgactgaaggatagttttcgagatcatatgacaaatccttctttcccagactgtaggggtcgattctattgcacatagcaatcttctgaatatatctaaagtgagcagtggcttctagattatgagcatactctgataagtcatcgctagttgtttgcactacagcagccattttggtttgcttgaccaccagctgttttaccagaagtgaaatcgctaagaaacgtcacgactgaaacccaagaatatgaAAGTAGTCCTGGCTGGAACATGAACGattagttaaaatgacacatcatGATATAGTTTGATGATAAATCCCGATACAAATGTATGACGatttgaataaataaagaaaaaaaagaatcatgactactatcaggctgcgtaatctgtTTTTCCTCTCTGTAATTGTATTGTTTGGACAGTAGAGCGTGCAATAATCTACAATAGCAGGAATGtacgtgacttcactgtaggtggaagtaacacagccctAATGCTATGAGAAAAAACAAACAGATCTGTTGGGAAAAAGATTTCTGCGATTGACATgaatttaacaagaaatcgggagttctctttttacagactgctgaaagaaaagagaagcaaatggaggtagtagAAATTTTCAtgtgtttattaagaaaaggcttatttgttattaactttattTTGAATAAAATGAAATTTTAGTTAATAGGGTATTATATTTTACTTCAGCCTTTACAGATgtgtgtaaataattattgttggttattaagaaatttttttttaatttaacaaaaggaaaatttaagttgataaagaaatgaaaaataattgttgctttttttgtaataaaatttgtttaattttttttcgatatatcatgggaaaatcaaatcgtGAATCGAGTCATGAATTGGTTGAATCATTACATGTCTAGTTAATGTGATCCTTCTAATGCGTTACTGGTGCTGCAGTATAGTAACAGCCCGTACACAGGAACTTGTATGACAGACGTATACAAGACGCATAATCTAACACTACTAATAAATGGATTTAAAGAGACATGTATAACAAAGTTAAAGGTATAATTGTTGATGTAGtgacttattttattttattttcgcagacatttatttaacatgtaTTGTAAGTGCTTTTGTAACACTCAGTTTCCCAGCACGGGAAAATCTTCAGAAGAGTTTAGATTTCTTGAGAATATAACAAGCTGAGAGCAGTCTGAGAGAGAAAGAGGTATGCCAGGGAGGAAATGATTAATAGCTATAACATGGGTAAGTACAGGAACGAACTAGTCTCTCGGACGTTTCGCAAAATTAAATCTAAGTATAAAGCATTAATAAATTCAACATTGTAATTTGTGGTAAATCGCTGTGTTACAAGCAGAACAATACACTGTCTGCTGTGCATTAGTCCTTAAATCTTAAAGCTAATCatttcttttttgtgtgtgtttaaaatTGCTGTTTGGTCTGTTGAGCTATTTGTATCTGCTGTACATCTGGTGTTTTTCCTTCCAGTAAACAAGGTGCTTCCTAATACTTTTAatgttttctctttcttctggaaACAGAACTCTTCCTGacgtgacatttttcctttttttgtttttaggGGATTGGCCATTATGCTGTGAAGAAAAGAGTGAGGCTTTTGGGAACATCGTGGAGCATCGCCGGGAGCACACCCATGATGGCCCAATAGTCTGTCTGGACACTGACTCCCAGTGGGACAATCTGCTTGTTTCCACAGATGGAGGTCATCGAACCTTGTGCTGCGCATTGTGCGGTTGCAAATTTTCAAACTCAAGAGAGTTTTTTACTCACCAGCTTAAACACCGTAACGACATCATTAAACAGGAATCGATTTTGGAGACTGGTGAGGGTTTAGCAAAACAGAAAGTTTTTGAGTGTAAAGACTGTGGTAAGACGTACTCCTCAATAGGCCAATGCCTTAATCATCAGCGTTCACACAAACAGGCCTCAAAATCGGTTTTCCATCAATTGGCCCATTTAAAGAAAAAGTCCTTTCAGTGCCCCACCTGTGGGCGCTCTTATTCTCGAGCATCAGCCCTTGATGCACATCGCCGTTGCCATGAGGAGAAGCTGTTTAAGTCCAGAAACAGTGAAGGGGAGAAACACCCAGCTGATGAGGTTTCAGTTAAAACTGAAGACAGCGCTGACACAAGTTCTGAACAGTTAGACGAATCGCCGAAAAAACTTTTTGAGTGCTTGGACTGCGGAAAATCTTTTCGCACTATGTGCGGCCTTGGGACACACCAGAGATTCTctgttaactgttcaagcactacAGTTAAGGGGCGTGTCAAGCGTTCCTTTGACTGCACTGAATGTGGAAAGACTTTCGACCGTCCTTTGGCAATGGCATGTCATCAGCGTTGGCATAAAAGACGAGAGCAGTTCCAGGGTAACGAGCAGCCACTTCAGTGTAAGGAATGTGGCAAGGTTTTTATTTCATTAACATTCTACAATAAACACCAGCGGTTGGTTCACAGTAAAGAGATGCCAGCCAAGAGTTTCCTTCATCAAGTCTTTCAGCTCCAGAAGAAGGCTTTCGAATGCCAAGAATGCGGTCGTCGATTTTCTCGTGCTTCTGCATTGCAGTCGCATCAGCTCTGTCACACTGATGTGTTTGGTGACATTATGGAAGGGAGTTCTGAAGTGTCTTCTGCTGAACAAGCAATTGTGTCATTCCAGAATAACCAAGACAAGGTTGCTCATTTTGGTGGTGCCACAGCATATTCACAAAACATCGTACAAACCAACGTTTTGGTAAAAGAGTTAAGGCATGATGGAACACTTGGCACAGAAGATCATAAACCAAAAGATGATTTCAAACCTATCATCATAGTAGATTCCAATGGTCAGAGATGTGACCATGGTTCCCAACAAAACCCTGATCTCGAGCTGGTGTGTGAATCAGACCAAGAGGAAAAAGACTTGAATTTAAACCCATGCAAAGAAACTGTGCTCTCTTCTCTGCCAGTAGATCCAGAAATtgatgtaaacattgtccaggtaGACTGTGAGAATTTCATTGAGGAATCAGGAAACACCAAGATGGAACAAAGTCCTTCACAAGAGGCTGAGAAGCACGAATGCTCAGAGTGTAATCGGACATTTGATAAGGCCGGTTCCTTGCGCTGTCACATGTTATGGCACAGAGGAGCAATGGGGAAAAAGGCACGTTACCAGAGAAAAATTCACATCGTAAATCCCCGCAGGAAGGTTTCAATGAAATGTGAGATTTGTGGCCATGAAAGTTTCACAAAGGCTTCTCACCATGTCCATCTAGGAAAACACGAAGACAGAAAACCCTACAAGTCTGTTATGTATCAGCTTGCAAATCTGCAGAAAAACAGCTTCAAATGTGACGTATGTGGGATGCATTTTTCTCGCCTCTCTGCTCTGCAGTCTCATCAGCAGCATCATAATAAAGTGAAGAAACCATACGAATGCTTAAAGTGTGACAAAAGCTATTTAAACCGTCGTACTCTTTACAGCCATCAGAAAGTTTGCAGTGGTAAGGAGCCTCTTAACACCAGTTCTCACAGTGACAAAGACAGAAAGACCGAGCCGTTTAATCCAAGTAAGACACTTTTGGGTCCAAAAGTTCATCATTGTAAACAATGTGGGAAAGGATTCTGGTCTATGGGAGCCTTCTTTCATCATAAGCAGTATCATCCACAGTGTGCTGATGATAAGGCTAGCAGTTCAGGACGCAACCTTAAAACTAAAAATGGGCATGCAAAGCGAAAGAAACGAGGTCATAAGAGAGCCATGATAAGCAGTCAGAATAATAAACCACGCATGATGCCTGATCGTATCAAATCAAGATTGTTTAAGTGTGATGTTTGCGATAAGTCATATCGTGTTATAGGCTGCTTTCTTAAACATAAGCTTGTCCACCAAAACCAAGCTGCCCAACCTCCAGTAAAGTCATTTGACTATCAGGTTAAACAGTTGGAAAATAGCATGTATAGTTGTCCTAACTGTGGGAAAAACTTTTCTCGTGCTATGGCACTCCAGTTCCACATGAGAAGCCATGGCTATGAAACAGGCCttccaattaaaaaaataaagttgtCCAGCAAGTCTGATGGACCTCACTGCCCAACCTGCCATGTAGTTTTCGCTTGTGAGTCATCATTAGAAATTCATCAAAAACACTGCTTAAAAGCAAAAGGAGAACAGGTCGAAATGTGTCAAGAGGAAGAGCCGGATGATCTCAACGCATCCAAAGAAGATAAAACATTTCAGACACGGACACATGAAGATGTGAAAGACACATCTGAAAATGTACTCAAAGCGCCATCCTTGACGTCTGACTTGAAATATGAATGTGATGAGTGTGACAGAAGCTTTTCTGCTGTAGCTGCACTTAATTTTCATAAAAGAATTCACTGTAAAGCTCCCAGTTCCATGGAGTCACAGTCTGAACGTGCAGATGCGTCCCCCAGCAAACCTGAAGTGCTCACAGCCAGGTCTCCGTTTTATTGTACAGAATGTGGGAGAAAATTTTCTACAAATTCTGCCCTTGGTACACACCGGAGATGGCATAAAGACAAGAAATTGGCCAGATTTATATTAAAGGGCAGTAAAATGTCAAGGAAAAACCTGGAGAATGGTCCTTTTTTATGTAACTTGTGCGGGAAAGGATTTTTCTATCTGTGTGTTCTCCGTCGGCACCAGAAATATCATCCACCAATCGTGGCCCAACCTGACCCACAACTAAATCTTAAACTTACAGGACTCCTCAGTGGTAATTCTCCAAAGAGCAGCCTGGACTGCCCAGACTGTGATGTATCTTTCAGTAGTGGAGCTCTCTTAGCAGCCCACTTTGCCTCCCATCATGCCAAGCAACCTGAGATTGAACCTCAGCAACAGGTACGTGAGCACCCCCTTAGTGTACAAGTGTCCGATCAACCGATTACATCAGTTGCAAGTTCAGCCACAGGTAGAAACTTGACTGTTGTCGGAGACAAACCAAAGATAAAATACCACTGCCTTCACTGTAACAAGAAATTCATAAATGCAAGAGGTCTTCGTGCACACAAATGGCAGAAGCACAGGCGGCCCAAAGGACGACCACCAGCAAGCATGAACGGTGATGCAAAACCCTTTCCTTGCTCGTGGTGTGAGAAGTGCTATAGATCACAAAGAGCCCTACAGAACCATCAAAGGACCTGCAGTGTAAATTATAGTCGTTTCAAGCTTCCAATTCAACCAGAAGCAGTGGAGGAGCAGCCATTACAGCATAGGCCTTTAGAGTCCAGTACAAAATGCCTCTTCAAATGTCATAAATGTGGTAAAGCATTTCCTAGCGAGAAGCAATTGGATGCCCATAAAGAGACCGCTAAGACACGCCCTCACTGTTGTGCGCTATGCTGTCGTGGCTATTGGACTCAATCTCAGCTACAGCAGCATCTCATTTGGCATGATGAAGTACGGCGACGTCTCCCAACTGAACTCCGTTACAGGCTTAACAGCTCTGTAGTGTCGGGATCTCTAGCTAAACTCCACGTCTCAAGCACAAACCTGGTATCCCCAGCAAAACCCCCTTCAAGTGCTACAAACCTGCAGATTACAGAAGATTACAAATGTCACCAATGCAACAAAAGCTTTCTTTCCCCACATGGACTCAAGGAGCACCAGGCTCTCCACAAAAGTGAGGAGCCTTATCATTGCTCTCTTTGTCCAAAAACATTTGCCGAGATCAAAGATCTCATTGATCATCACCAGGAGTGTTTGGGTGACAAAGAATTCGGAGCTGCTCCTTTACCTGCTGCTTCTCGAGATACAGAGAGCCTGACGTGCATCGAGTGTGGGATTTCTTTCAATCAGGAAACAGACTTGCATCAGCATTACATTGATCATGCACGTGGAGAGTTCTGAAAGTTTTTGGGTTAATTAGCTTGATGTAATTGGGTTACAGATTTCCTTTACTCTGCTTTAAAAAATCACCACTGTAGTTCTAGTGTGTGCAAATGAATTGGCTCCAGTAGACTACCATTATCCATTTATATTATAGCCTGTTATGTGACATTTGCAGCACTTAAAACAGTAGGCCCTAGTTGTCTCACTGCTGAGAATTTTTCCACATGCTCAGTTTTCTCCATGGGAAGGAGCGTTAAAGGGAAAAATAGTTCTAATCAATCTTTGGTGATGATTTAATGATGGATTGGAAAGAAAAAGAAGCCTGTTATACAGAAGAAGCTTGTCTTGTAAATGTTGAAATGCTGTTACTTTAGTTATTCAGCAATATAACTCATTGTGATAAATAAAAAGTAGAGATATTATACATCCAAAGTCTagtctatgatttttttttttttaaaaaaagcttgTGGCATTTTAACTGAAACTAAGGTGCAACAGCAAGGTTTGGAATTAAAATATGGATTGTGCCCCGTTATTTAGATGTGAATGTTTATGTATAATTTTTTTGGTCACATACATGCACTGGTAGTCTTGTTGTCGACTATATAATTGATTGGCTTCACCAGCTTTTATGTTTTGATATTCCTCCACAAGATGAATCAGAATTAGCCTTGACTTGATTAGCTAAactggtgattttttttccccccactaacTTAAATGGTGATGATAAATTCATTTGAAGTGACCAGTTTGAAGTCAACCAATAAAACATTATGATGAAATGTTTTGACCCCTTTTGTATGTAATGGAAAATTTGGCAGGACTTTTGGGTAACATGTCTGAAGGACTCATGAATTTACCAGATGGACCATGTCTTTAGAGCAATCTCCTTTTTAATTTTAGTGTAGTGTTTCCCAGCTGTTGTAATTTAATTTACATTCGTGCTGTGCATAGTAGCTTATGCTCACCATTTTCCACGTGTGTTCCTACTCATGGACAATTATTTTCCaatagcgttttttttttttttttttaatttcagctaAAATCTGACCATACATACCCAACTCATATGTGTACTGTGTTTACTGATTATGCCTTAAAGCCTGAACGTATTTGTTTAAAAATGCTTTTAAATTATTCCTTGCTTAATACTTTTTTATATATTAGTTTCTTGTTCAGTATATTTCATTTTCCCTGAGTAAGCATTAAAATGAATGTAGCTATGACTGCGATTCAGATACATCTTTTCTTAAACTGATTGATTACCTGTATATATTTAGACCTGTCCCCCCCATGATGTTGAATGACATTAGAACAGCCATCTCTTACAGAGACAAACATAATGTGCAAGTTGTCTTTGTTAGAAAGGAGTGCTTCTTgttgtaattataattgtgtagTGTATTTAAACACATGAAATGATTCTACAAAGATGAGTGAATAAACTTGTGAAGATACCACTTGTTTTATGGTGCACACTTATGAAAACATAACACACTTATGAAAACATTGATTACCTGTGTATATATTGATGACTGGGTACAGAATGGTTTATATACTGTAAGGTTTTACTGAAATAGAATATGGAGAATGCAATTCAATTGAATGTGTAGTTtattgatttgtttgtttaataaaATGGGAACActctccccccccaaataataaaaaaaacttctCCAGTAAAACCAAAAAGCAGCAGTTTGCTCATGGGGAAGGGTTCAAAGTCCACATGTGTTGGAGGTCAGTTCAGTaaggaaaagcaaaaaaaaaatgctgctctGGAATCCGTTAAGAATGATTGATTAATAACAAGCAAATGGACATCAGATACACAAATGACGAGTGCTTTTTAACAGTAAAACACTTTAACCAAAATTATTGCAAAGATGCTGTGCAGCTACACtgtgaccaaaagtatgtgcacacctgaacatcacacccatatgtggatcTTCACCAAACTTATGCCACAAAATTGAAAGCACGCAATTGCCCAGGATGCTTTTGTATGCTGTTGCTTTAAGATTTCCCTTCGCCAGAATTAAGGGGCCCAAATGTGTtcaagcatgacaatgcccctgtgcacaaagcaaactccataaagacatggtttaccaAGGTTGGTATGGAAGAACTAAGTTGtcctgcacaaagccctgacctcaaccccactgaataccTTCAAAATTAATTGGAACCCCGAATGTGCGCCAAGCTCTTTTGCCCAACATCAGTACCCAACCTCATTAatgttcttgtggctgaatgggcagaCATTCCCACAGCCACACTAAAATCTAGCAGAAAGATTTCCCAAGAGTCAAAGCTGTACTTTTGGCCATACAAATTCATTTCAAGATACTGCAATATGGTGAAAAAgttctctgggtttttttttttgtaatttaattcaaaaaggtaaattttcacATATTCTATatacattacatgtaaagtgaaatatttcactaattttctcacgcattagttaacaaactggagatcctcggcacatctttgctcctcaaagactaggccgttCCTCGATaccgattttgtaccaaatcatgatagcaatcacctgtttcaaatcacatcattatttaattgttttacctcattactagtccTAAATTTCCccatcataactttttttttggactgtgttgcaggcctgaaacacaggaatggatgtatattaacaaatgaagtattttgggttcatactgtctgtaatgaaatacaagtcaatgtaaatttagaaatcactgctttcttttttttaatttgcaccaCAGCATCTTAACTTTTTCTGGTTTGGGGTTGTAGTTCCAATGAAGGGTATTGTCACTGCTTCAGTTTACAAAGACATTTTAGCCAAATgtatgcttccaactttgtgccaCCAGTTTATGGAAGATGCATTCCTGTTCCAGCAATAACTATACCCATTGCACAAAGTgaagtccataaagacatggtttgatgAGTGTGATGTAGAGGAACtccagtggcctgcacagagcaatGACGTCAATCCCGCTGAACACCTTTGTGATGAATTGGAACACTAATTGGCTGCTTGGCCTTCTTGTCCACCATTAGTGCCTGACCTTAAAGATGGTCTTTTGACTGAATGGGCAAAATTCCCACAGACATACTCAATAATGAGCCCAAAGGGGCCCATAGGTTTGAAATAGCATGTCCAACAAGCTCTTCTTGGTCCAGTGTTCACATATttatggccatatagtgtacattcCATTAAATTCCAGGGCAAATCAACTTCTTAACCCGGAAGAACACCATGTATTCATTAATGAGGGCACAGAGCAGAGAATTTGTGCCAAGGAGGTCATGCCACATCCAAACTATAATGAAATCATACACTACAATAATTTCATGCTGATCAGACTACCTGCTGTTTTTAACCAGTATGTAGCCTGTACCTCTGGTGTCCTCTTGTGCAGTGGCCTGGTGTCTAGATGGGCAATTAAGGCAACAATAATACAAAATAAATATGGAACTTTATGGGAAAATTCAATGTGTTAACCTTAATAATATAACCTATTGTTTATACTGTATCACAGTATCAGCTTGTCATTAAAAGTGCAATGTGTAAGATTCAAAGAATTTTACATTACAGAtagtacattacaggcatttagcagacactcttatccagagcaatgtacaatgagcacatacacatacccagtgcCTGTGGAGTATtttggagttaggtgccttgctcaaaaacacttcagccatggagagtttcctgccagtccagggaattgaaccagcaactctttgggtccaaggctgcttctctaaacttTAGGCTATGGCTGCCCAGTTTAATTTTagcttaaacattttttttttaatttaactaaAATTATCAACAGAACATGAAGAAATAATAGTTTCGACATGTCAAAGATGTCTATGTATCCTGTCGAAGAGATATCCactgaagttagcatgctaaccagcCAACCCCGAGATAGGACGCATTATCTGTCTTATTTGTACCTCAAGATGTAACACTGAGTCACTGTAGTGTCCAGTCTGCCCTCAGTCCAACATGAGAGGAGAAAAAGAATGCCCGTGACATCACCATATGCATAAGTCACTGCCAGTTACATACATGTTAGCCTCTgagaccataggtgctaaagagggcaactggacttgcttgaactccttgaagacgtttcacacctcatctgaaaggctttttcagttctgtctgactagtggggagttcctggtatttatcctctagtggaccaaaagcaaacctgagagtcattgaggtcacatgcatacatgtcaacctatacggaatgcccgtattttatacggatttgattcaataaacgtagtatacaggcgtacaaataaagttatacggattctttaaaaaaaacttcaatatttatttagagttataatcaattcccacgatgataaaagagcgcataacatttacaaacgtactatacaccacagaaagcactgacagccagtaaagagtcttatgaaatcgcgcgttatcttgtggtagcgagacttcgt
Coding sequences within it:
- the si:ch211-261d7.6 gene encoding zinc finger protein 850 isoform X1, producing MAAVYSKKQTKRRINLEKVSSENEKDSCVEESADSLSCEKDSSAESSSSAGRALSARSPEPEAREHAQAAAPLQIRIKEEPLEESEYLTVHVDEENWEEQAGRGAHFSGSDERTEAERDWPLCCEEKSEAFGNIVEHRREHTHDGPIVCLDTDSQWDNLLVSTDGGHRTLCCALCGCKFSNSREFFTHQLKHRNDIIKQESILETGEGLAKQKVFECKDCGKTYSSIGQCLNHQRSHKQASKSVFHQLAHLKKKSFQCPTCGRSYSRASALDAHRRCHEEKLFKSRNSEGEKHPADEVSVKTEDSADTSSEQLDESPKKLFECLDCGKSFRTMCGLGTHQRFSVNCSSTTVKGRVKRSFDCTECGKTFDRPLAMACHQRWHKRREQFQGNEQPLQCKECGKVFISLTFYNKHQRLVHSKEMPAKSFLHQVFQLQKKAFECQECGRRFSRASALQSHQLCHTDVFGDIMEGSSEVSSAEQAIVSFQNNQDKVAHFGGATAYSQNIVQTNVLVKELRHDGTLGTEDHKPKDDFKPIIIVDSNGQRCDHGSQQNPDLELVCESDQEEKDLNLNPCKETVLSSLPVDPEIDVNIVQVDCENFIEESGNTKMEQSPSQEAEKHECSECNRTFDKAGSLRCHMLWHRGAMGKKARYQRKIHIVNPRRKVSMKCEICGHESFTKASHHVHLGKHEDRKPYKSVMYQLANLQKNSFKCDVCGMHFSRLSALQSHQQHHNKVKKPYECLKCDKSYLNRRTLYSHQKVCSGKEPLNTSSHSDKDRKTEPFNPSKTLLGPKVHHCKQCGKGFWSMGAFFHHKQYHPQCADDKASSSGRNLKTKNGHAKRKKRGHKRAMISSQNNKPRMMPDRIKSRLFKCDVCDKSYRVIGCFLKHKLVHQNQAAQPPVKSFDYQVKQLENSMYSCPNCGKNFSRAMALQFHMRSHGYETGLPIKKIKLSSKSDGPHCPTCHVVFACESSLEIHQKHCLKAKGEQVEMCQEEEPDDLNASKEDKTFQTRTHEDVKDTSENVLKAPSLTSDLKYECDECDRSFSAVAALNFHKRIHCKAPSSMESQSERADASPSKPEVLTARSPFYCTECGRKFSTNSALGTHRRWHKDKKLARFILKGSKMSRKNLENGPFLCNLCGKGFFYLCVLRRHQKYHPPIVAQPDPQLNLKLTGLLSGNSPKSSLDCPDCDVSFSSGALLAAHFASHHAKQPEIEPQQQVREHPLSVQVSDQPITSVASSATGRNLTVVGDKPKIKYHCLHCNKKFINARGLRAHKWQKHRRPKGRPPASMNGDAKPFPCSWCEKCYRSQRALQNHQRTCSVNYSRFKLPIQPEAVEEQPLQHRPLESSTKCLFKCHKCGKAFPSEKQLDAHKETAKTRPHCCALCCRGYWTQSQLQQHLIWHDEVRRRLPTELRYRLNSSVVSGSLAKLHVSSTNLVSPAKPPSSATNLQITEDYKCHQCNKSFLSPHGLKEHQALHKSEEPYHCSLCPKTFAEIKDLIDHHQECLGDKEFGAAPLPAASRDTESLTCIECGISFNQETDLHQHYIDHARGEF
- the si:ch211-261d7.6 gene encoding zinc finger protein 91 isoform X2, encoding MAAVYSKKQTKRRINLEKVSSENEKDSCVEESADSLSCEKDSSAESSSSAGRALSARSPEPEAREHAQAAAPLQIRIKEEPLEERDWPLCCEEKSEAFGNIVEHRREHTHDGPIVCLDTDSQWDNLLVSTDGGHRTLCCALCGCKFSNSREFFTHQLKHRNDIIKQESILETGEGLAKQKVFECKDCGKTYSSIGQCLNHQRSHKQASKSVFHQLAHLKKKSFQCPTCGRSYSRASALDAHRRCHEEKLFKSRNSEGEKHPADEVSVKTEDSADTSSEQLDESPKKLFECLDCGKSFRTMCGLGTHQRFSVNCSSTTVKGRVKRSFDCTECGKTFDRPLAMACHQRWHKRREQFQGNEQPLQCKECGKVFISLTFYNKHQRLVHSKEMPAKSFLHQVFQLQKKAFECQECGRRFSRASALQSHQLCHTDVFGDIMEGSSEVSSAEQAIVSFQNNQDKVAHFGGATAYSQNIVQTNVLVKELRHDGTLGTEDHKPKDDFKPIIIVDSNGQRCDHGSQQNPDLELVCESDQEEKDLNLNPCKETVLSSLPVDPEIDVNIVQVDCENFIEESGNTKMEQSPSQEAEKHECSECNRTFDKAGSLRCHMLWHRGAMGKKARYQRKIHIVNPRRKVSMKCEICGHESFTKASHHVHLGKHEDRKPYKSVMYQLANLQKNSFKCDVCGMHFSRLSALQSHQQHHNKVKKPYECLKCDKSYLNRRTLYSHQKVCSGKEPLNTSSHSDKDRKTEPFNPSKTLLGPKVHHCKQCGKGFWSMGAFFHHKQYHPQCADDKASSSGRNLKTKNGHAKRKKRGHKRAMISSQNNKPRMMPDRIKSRLFKCDVCDKSYRVIGCFLKHKLVHQNQAAQPPVKSFDYQVKQLENSMYSCPNCGKNFSRAMALQFHMRSHGYETGLPIKKIKLSSKSDGPHCPTCHVVFACESSLEIHQKHCLKAKGEQVEMCQEEEPDDLNASKEDKTFQTRTHEDVKDTSENVLKAPSLTSDLKYECDECDRSFSAVAALNFHKRIHCKAPSSMESQSERADASPSKPEVLTARSPFYCTECGRKFSTNSALGTHRRWHKDKKLARFILKGSKMSRKNLENGPFLCNLCGKGFFYLCVLRRHQKYHPPIVAQPDPQLNLKLTGLLSGNSPKSSLDCPDCDVSFSSGALLAAHFASHHAKQPEIEPQQQVREHPLSVQVSDQPITSVASSATGRNLTVVGDKPKIKYHCLHCNKKFINARGLRAHKWQKHRRPKGRPPASMNGDAKPFPCSWCEKCYRSQRALQNHQRTCSVNYSRFKLPIQPEAVEEQPLQHRPLESSTKCLFKCHKCGKAFPSEKQLDAHKETAKTRPHCCALCCRGYWTQSQLQQHLIWHDEVRRRLPTELRYRLNSSVVSGSLAKLHVSSTNLVSPAKPPSSATNLQITEDYKCHQCNKSFLSPHGLKEHQALHKSEEPYHCSLCPKTFAEIKDLIDHHQECLGDKEFGAAPLPAASRDTESLTCIECGISFNQETDLHQHYIDHARGEF